The proteins below come from a single Erythrobacter sp. SG61-1L genomic window:
- a CDS encoding TonB-dependent receptor → MTITVSGRATAIRATLLLGAAGLALAVPSVAFAQAEEELAQPAEDEPGSGNEILVTATKREQTLQDVPVAVTVATGEALERAQIRDLKDLQTLVPSLRVTQLQSSANTNFIIRGFGNGANNAGIEPSVGVFIDGVYRSRTASQVNDLPNVSRIEVLRGPQSTLFGKNASAGVISIVTEEPQFDLGGSVEAGYGNYNAVVLKGYVTGPLSENVAASIAGGWSGRDGYNKDLGTGDRTNERNRWFVRGQLLIEPSTDFKARIIADYDSIDENCCGVINLKRAPSPGATDVIDALGDLPDANHPFANVVYNNYNSTNDIKNWGVSAQLDYNVGPMTLTSITAFRNNQAVTAQDADFSSADLIYPLAADINLDTFTQELRMTAEIADKASILLGAFYIKEKVDQTGELKWGSQARAYANALISSLSGGSQNIATLEGTLGTLEGDPSKYTNKFFAYQTGNDETFTLDSEAISIFGQIDYEVVPGLTLTVGGNYTKDVKDYTANIVGSDAFSTVDLVADGNTAIYAQALATTIGGPMFLNLNRPATQEEIGLFAQGNPLAFGLASDGAHAYADANDTDPAVNSLLALKPLQYLPPFLNVPNSVEDGHVSDDDFTYTIRLAYDVSPEVNIYASYATGFKAASVNLSRDSRPLASDAAALGSAGLLKVNQTYGTRYADPEKSTVYEFGLKGNWGVGSANVAVFKQEIQGFQSNIFTGTGFALANAGKQSTFGVEFEGMVEPTDGLTFNLGVTYLDPKYDDFKFSAVGDLTGTKPAGIPEWTVVLGGQYEIDMGNGDALFLNASYHHESEVQIVEGLPGYIAGGQAAAIAAAAQFTRTVDDVSASITYAMDSGLEFSLWGRNLLDDRYLQQVFDSVAQPLSISGYTNQPRTWGGSVRFKW, encoded by the coding sequence ATGACAATCACCGTTTCTGGTCGTGCCACAGCCATACGCGCGACCCTTCTGCTTGGTGCTGCCGGCCTTGCTCTGGCGGTCCCCTCCGTAGCTTTCGCTCAGGCTGAGGAAGAACTCGCCCAGCCTGCGGAAGACGAACCCGGTTCCGGCAATGAAATTCTGGTCACCGCGACCAAGCGCGAACAGACGCTGCAGGACGTTCCCGTCGCCGTTACGGTAGCTACCGGCGAGGCGCTGGAACGCGCGCAGATCCGCGATCTGAAGGATCTGCAGACCCTCGTGCCGTCGCTGCGCGTGACCCAGCTGCAAAGCTCCGCCAACACCAACTTCATCATTCGCGGTTTCGGCAACGGGGCGAACAATGCCGGTATCGAACCTTCGGTGGGCGTGTTCATTGACGGCGTCTATCGCAGTCGCACCGCCTCGCAGGTAAACGACCTGCCCAACGTCTCCCGCATCGAAGTGCTGCGCGGGCCGCAATCGACCCTGTTCGGCAAGAACGCTTCTGCGGGCGTCATCTCGATCGTGACGGAAGAGCCGCAGTTCGATCTCGGCGGCTCGGTCGAGGCGGGTTACGGCAATTACAACGCCGTGGTGCTCAAGGGTTACGTCACCGGCCCGCTGTCGGAGAACGTGGCGGCCAGCATCGCGGGCGGCTGGTCCGGCCGTGACGGCTACAACAAGGATCTCGGCACCGGGGACCGGACCAATGAACGTAACCGCTGGTTCGTTCGCGGCCAGTTGCTAATCGAGCCTTCGACCGACTTCAAGGCGCGGATCATCGCCGATTACGACAGTATCGACGAGAATTGCTGCGGCGTGATCAACCTCAAGCGCGCGCCCTCGCCGGGGGCGACCGACGTGATCGACGCGCTGGGCGATCTGCCCGATGCGAACCATCCTTTCGCCAATGTCGTTTACAACAATTACAACTCCACCAACGACATCAAGAACTGGGGCGTTTCGGCCCAGCTCGATTACAATGTCGGCCCGATGACGCTGACCTCCATCACGGCGTTCCGTAACAATCAGGCTGTGACCGCGCAGGATGCGGACTTCTCCAGCGCGGATCTGATCTATCCGCTGGCGGCGGACATCAACCTCGACACTTTCACGCAGGAACTGCGCATGACGGCGGAAATCGCCGACAAGGCCAGCATCCTGCTGGGCGCCTTCTACATCAAGGAGAAGGTGGACCAGACCGGCGAGCTGAAGTGGGGCAGCCAGGCCCGCGCCTATGCCAATGCGCTGATCAGCAGCCTTTCCGGCGGCAGCCAGAACATCGCCACGCTTGAGGGGACACTGGGCACGCTGGAAGGCGATCCGTCCAAATATACCAACAAGTTCTTCGCCTATCAGACCGGCAATGACGAGACCTTCACGCTGGACAGCGAGGCGATCTCGATCTTCGGCCAGATCGATTACGAAGTCGTGCCGGGCCTGACGCTGACCGTGGGCGGCAATTATACGAAGGACGTGAAGGACTACACGGCCAACATCGTCGGTTCGGATGCCTTCTCCACCGTCGATCTGGTGGCTGACGGCAATACGGCGATCTATGCGCAGGCACTGGCCACCACCATTGGCGGCCCGATGTTCCTCAATCTCAACCGCCCGGCCACGCAGGAGGAAATCGGCCTGTTCGCACAGGGCAATCCGCTGGCGTTCGGCCTGGCTTCGGATGGCGCCCATGCCTATGCCGATGCCAACGATACCGATCCGGCAGTGAACTCGCTGCTGGCGCTCAAGCCGCTGCAGTACCTGCCGCCCTTCCTCAACGTGCCGAATTCGGTGGAAGATGGCCACGTTTCGGATGACGATTTCACTTACACCATCCGGCTTGCCTATGATGTGAGCCCGGAAGTGAACATCTATGCAAGCTATGCCACCGGCTTCAAGGCGGCATCGGTCAACCTGTCGCGCGACAGCCGGCCGCTTGCCTCGGATGCGGCGGCGCTGGGTTCGGCCGGCCTGCTCAAGGTCAACCAGACCTACGGCACCCGTTATGCCGATCCCGAAAAGTCGACCGTCTACGAGTTCGGCCTGAAGGGGAACTGGGGCGTCGGCTCGGCCAACGTCGCCGTGTTCAAGCAGGAGATCCAGGGTTTCCAGTCGAACATCTTCACCGGCACCGGCTTCGCGCTGGCCAATGCGGGCAAGCAATCCACCTTCGGCGTCGAATTCGAAGGCATGGTGGAACCGACTGACGGGCTGACCTTCAATCTGGGCGTCACCTATCTCGATCCGAAATATGACGACTTCAAGTTTTCCGCAGTAGGCGACCTTACCGGCACAAAGCCGGCCGGTATCCCCGAATGGACCGTGGTGCTTGGCGGGCAGTATGAAATCGACATGGGCAATGGCGATGCGCTGTTCCTGAACGCTTCGTATCACCATGAATCCGAAGTGCAGATCGTGGAAGGCCTGCCGGGCTATATCGCCGGCGGACAGGCTGCGGCGATTGCGGCGGCGGCCCAGTTCACTCGCACGGTGGACGATGTTTCGGCTTCGATCACCTATGCGATGGATTCCGGCCTGGAATTCTCGCTGTGGGGCCGCAACCTGCTCGACGATCGCTATCTGCAGCAGGTGTTCGACTCAGTGGCTCAGCCGCTCTCGATCTCGGGCTATACCAACCAGCCGCGTACCTGGGGCGGTTCGGTGCGTTTCAAGTGGTAA